GCTCGGCGCGCATCAGGGCCTCCGCCTGGGCCTTGAGCTGGGCCTCGCGGGCCTGGAGCGAGCGGGCCATCTGGTCGAACTCGCGGGCGAGCACGGCCACCTCGTCGTCGCCGCGCACGCCCAGCTGGGCGTTGTAGTCACCGCGGCCGATGCGCGACACGCCCTCGATGAGGGTGCGCACCGGGCGCAGCGTGCGGGCGGACCACGCGGTGGCGCCCAGGCCCACGACGATGGCCAGCACGGAGAAGCTGATGATGGCCAGGCCCGTGCGGCGCTCGCGCTCCTCGGCGCCGTCCACGCGCTCGCGGATGCGGTTGGCCAGGGCCGCGCGCAGCACGCGCAGCTCGCGGCCGATGGACATCTCCATCTGGCGCAGCTCGGTGGCGGCGCGGGCCACCTGCTCCCGGTCGGGGGACTCGGAGGAGAGGGCGGTGAAGACGGCCTCGGCGGCGCGGCCGTAGTCGCGGTAGCGGGAGTGAATCTCGCCGAAGCGGTGCTCCAGCCCGCGGATGAAGGGCACCTCGCTGTCCGGGGCGAAGGTGAGCACCTCGCGCGCCTTGGCCTGGGCGGAGGTGAGCCGCTGGGACATGAGGGGCGGGAAGTACAGGCGGGCCAGGCGGATGAAGGCGCGGCGCGCCTCCACGTTGCCTTCCTCCAGCAGCCGCTCGGTGTCCTTCTCCTGGGTGGTGTGGAAGGTCTCCAGCTCCGCCGCGTCCTGCGACAGCTGGAGGTAGCCCTGGCTGACCAGACGGATCTCCAGGCGGTTGCGGTGGAGCTCCGTCACGCTGAACAGGGACACCAGTCCGAACGTGACGAGCACCACCGCGTAGCCCAGGAAGATGCGGGTGGCCAGGGAGAGCTTCACGGGGTGTCATCGCTACGCGGACCGGGGCCCGAGCGCAAGTCCCCAGGCAGCCGAGCTGCCATTCCGGCCGTCCCGGCGACCGCCCCCGGGAGGCGGCTTGGGCCGGCGCTGCATGGTTAGCCTTGTCTCACAGGCTCATGCGGCGGGCGCCCGCTCCCCATGGCGGGCTTTTCATGACGACGCGCGGTTCCTCCATCACCGTCACCGAGACACTCCACGAGGGCGAGGGCACACTGCTGCTGCGAGGCCTGCGGACGGGGGATGGCTGCCCGGTGCTGCTCCGGGTGTTGGACCCGGGCCGGAGCCGCTCGAAGGACCTGGAGCGGCTGAAGAACGAGAATGCGATTGGCAGGACGCCCGGTCTCCAGACCGTCCTCCAGCCGCTCTCCCTCGAGACGTACCAGGGCATGACGGCGCTGGTGATGGAGGACTTCGGGGGCCAGCCGCTGGACCAGCTCCTCGGTGCCCCCATGGCTCCGGGACGCTTCCTCGAGCTGGCGCTCCCCATCGTGGTGGCGGTGTCGGAGCTGCACGAGCGGGACGTCATCCACAAGGACCTCAAGCCGCAGAACATCTTCATCCATGCGGCCACCGGCGAGGTGAAGCTCACCGGCCTCGGGCTGGCCTCGCGCCTGCCCCGCGAGCACCTCGCCGCGGAGAGTCCGAGCCTCATCGAGGGCTCCCTGCCGTACCTGGCGCCGGAGCAGACGGGGCGGATGAACCGGGCCATCGACAGCCGGGCCGACCTCTACGCGCTCGGCGTCACCTTCTACGAGATGCTCACGGGGCGCCTGCCCTTCGAGGCGCGGGACGCGCTCGAGTGGGTGCACTGCCATGTCGCCCGCGCGCCGGTGCCGCCCTCCGCGCTGGTTCCGGAGCTGCCGGCGGTCCTCTCGGCCATCGTCCTCAAGCTCCTGGCGAAGATGGCGGAGGACCGCTACCAGACGGCCCGGGGGCTGCGGCACGACCTGGAGCGGTGCCTGGCCGACTGGCGGGCCCGGGGCCGGCTGGAGTCCTTCCCGCTGGCCACGCAGGACGTGTCGGGCCGCTTCGAGATTCCCCAGAAGCTCTATGGCCGCGAGGCCGAGCGGGCCGCGCTGCTGGCCGCGTTCGAGCGGGTGGTGGACACGGGCAGCCCCGAGCTCGTCCTCGTCTCCGGCTACTCCGGCATCGGCAAGTCGATGCTGGTCCACGAGCTGCACAAGCCCATCGTCCGTGAGCGGGGCTTCTTCATCTCGGGGAAGTTCGACCCGCACCAGCGCGACATTCCATACTCCACCCTCGTCCAGGCCTTCCGGGAGCTGGTGCTGGATGTCCTCGCGCGGGGCGAGGAGCGCATCGCCGTCTTCCGGCAGCGCCTGCTCGACGCGCTCGGCGTCAACGCCCGGCTCATCCTGGAGGTCCTCCCCTCGGTGGAGCTGATTGTCGGGCCGCAACCGCCAGCGCCCGAGCTGCCGCCCGCGGAGGCGCAGCACCGCTTCCGCCTGGTGTGGCGGCGCTTCATCGGGGTGTTCTCCCGGAAGGAGCATCCCCTCGCGCTCTTCCTCGACGACCTCCAGTGGGCCGACTCGGCGAGCCTCGCGCTGCTCCAAGACGTGATGACCGATGCGGAGACGCGCTCCCTCCTCGTCATCGGCGCGTATCGCGACAACGAGGTGCCCGCCACCCACCCGCTCATGCTGGCGCTGGACCGGGTCCGGAAGGAGGGCGTGCGCGTCAGTGACATCGTGCTCGGTCCGCTCTCGCGCGAGCACCTGGTCACCCTCGTGAGCGAGACGCTGCACTGCGGCCGCCGGGCCGCCGGGCCGCTCGCGGACCTCGTGCACGAGAAGACGGCGGGCAACCCCTTCTTCGCGCTCCAGTTCCTGGAGGCACTCCACGACGAGCAGTTGATTGCGTTCGACCGGCGCGCTGGTGTCTTCCGCTGGGACATGGGGCGGATTCGCGCCAAGGGCTTCACCGACAACGTCGTCTCGCTGATGGTCGGCAAGCTGGCGCGGCTGCCCGCCAGCACCCGGGATGCGCTGACGCAGCTGGCCTGCCTGGGCAGCACCGCGGAGGTGGCCCTCCTCATGATGCTTCATGGCTGCTCCGAGGAGGTGGCCCACGAGGAGCTGTGGGATGCCGTGCGCGCGGGGCTCGTCTTCCGCACGGACGGCACGTACAAGTTCCTCCATGACCGCATCCAGGAGGCGGCGTACTCGCTCATCCCCGAGGGGACCTGGGCGGCGGTGCACCTGCGCATCGGCAGGCTCCTCTCGTCGCGCACGGCGCCGGAGCAGCTGGAGGAGAAGGTCTTCGACATCGTCAACCAGCTGGACCGCGGGGCCGCGCTGCTCACGTCGCGCGAGGAGCGCGAGCGCGTGGCCGAGCTCAACCTCATCGCGGGCAGGCGGGCCCGGCGGTCGGCGGCCTATGCCTCGGCGCTGAAGTACCTCGCGGCCGGCGCGGAGCTGTTGCCGGAGGACAGCTGGGAGCGGCGGTACGCGCTGACCTTCGAGCTCCAGTTCCACCGCGCCGAGTGCGAGTACCTGACGGGCGAGCTGGGGGCGGCGAAGGAGCGGCTGGAGCTGCTGTCGCGGCGCGCGGCGAACCTCGTCGACGTGGCCGCCGTCACCTGCGCGCGCGTGGCCCTGTACACGACGCTGGACCGGAGCGACCAGGGAGTCGAGGTGTGTCTCGACTACCTCCGGCGGGTGGGCATCACCTGGTCGCCACACCCGGCGGAAGAGGAGGTCCAGCGGGAGCACGAGCGCATCTGGCGGCAGCTCGGCAGCCGCTCCATCGAGGAGCTGGTCGACCTGCCGCGGATGACCGACCCGGTGCACCGCGCGACGATGGACGTCCTGACGTCCGCGCAGTCTCCGGCGCTGTTCACCGACAAGAACCTGCTCGGGCTCGTCGTCTGCCGCATGGCGAACCTCAGCCTGGAGCACGGCAACAGCGACGCCTCCTGCCTGGCCTACGTCTGGCTCGGGATGCTGCTGGGGCCGTTCTTCGGCGACTTCCAGCGGGGCTACCGCTTCGGCAAGCTGGGCTTCGACCTGCTGGAGAGCCGGGGGCCGCAGCGGCTCAAGGCGCGCGTCTACCTGGGCTTCGGGCATCGGGTCAGCCCCTGGACGCGCCACCTGCGCACCAGCCCCGACCTGCTGCGGCGGGGCTTCGAGGCGGCGCAGGAGACGGGCGACCTCACCTATGCCGCCTACACCCTCAACTGCCTCGTCACGCTGCTGCTCGCGCGGGGAGACCCGCTCGCGGAGGTGCAGCGGGAGGCCGAGGGCGCGCTGGAGTTCGCGCGCAGGGCGAGGTTCGGGCTCATCGTCGACATCGTCACCGGACAGCTCCGGTTCATCCGGACGCTCCGGGGGCTGCTGCCCGACTTCGCGTCCTTCAACGACGCCTGGTTCGACGAGGCCCGCTTCGAGCAGCACCTGGAGGGGGATGCCCGGCTGGCGATAGCGACGTGCTGGTACTACGTCCGCAAGCTGCAGGCGCGGCTGTACGCGGGTGACACCGCGGGGGCCGTGGTGGCGGCGGAGAAGGCGGAGCGGCTGCTCTGGTCGTCCACCTCCTTCTTCGAGGTCGCCGAGTACCACTTCCATGCCGCGCTCGCGCGGGCGGCGCACCATGCGGTGGCGCCCGTCGAGGAGCGGCCGCGCCACCTGGCCGCGCTCACCGCCCACCACCGGCAGCTGGTGTCCTGGGCGAAGAACTGCCCGGAGAACTTCGGGCACCGCGCGGCGCTGGTGGCCGCGGAGCTGGCCCGGCTCGAAGGCCGGGACCTGGACGCCGAGCGCTACTACGAGGAGGCCATCCGCCAGGCGGGTGAGCAGGGCTTCGTCCAGGACGAGGCGCTGGCCTACGAGCTCGCGGCCCGGGCCTGGCGTGCTCGCGGCCGCGAGCTGATTGCCGGCACCTACCTGCGCGAGGCGCGCGCCCGCTATCTGCGGTGGGGCGCCGACGGCAAGGTGCGCCAGCTCGACGCGAGCGGCCCCCGGATGCGGGAGCCCCAGGCGCTCGCGCCCACCGCCACCCTCGCCGTGCGCTCCGAGCAGCTCGATTTGCTCGCGGTGGCCAAGGCCTCGCTGACGCTCTCCAGCGAGCTGGAGTACGACAGGCTGGTCCGCACGCTGCTCTCGGTGGTCCTGGAGCAGGGCGGGGCGCAGCGCGCCGTCTTCATCCTCTGCGACGCGGGGCGGCTCTCCATCGAAGCGGAGGCCACCCTCGGTGAGCGGGAGGCCGTGGTGAGCCTGCATGGCTCCGCGCCCGTGGAGGACTCGCCGCACGTCCCCGTGTCGGTCCTCCGCTACGTGCAGCGGACGAAGCAGCACGTCATCCTCGCGGATGCCGCCTCCGCCGCGGGCCGGTTCTCCGGAGACGACTACTTCGCACGGACCAGTCTTCACTCCGTCCTCTGCATGCCCATCCTGCGGCAGGCCGAGACGGTGGGGCTGCTCTACCTGGAGAACGGCCTGCTCGTGGGCGCCTTCACGGCCGAGCGACTCGTGGCCCTGGAGCTGCTCGCCACGCAGGCGGCCATCTCGCTGGAGAAGGTGGTGCTCCTGGGCAAGGAGCAGGCCGCACGCGCGGAGGCGGAGGCCGCGGAGCGCCGCGCGGCGTTCCTCGCCGAGTCGGGGGCGCTGCTGTCGGAGTCACTCGACTATGCCGATACGCTGGTCCGCCTCGGTCACCTGTGCGTGCGCTCCCTGGCGGACTGGTGTGTCATCGACGTCGTGGAGGGGGAGGTCATCCAGCGCATCTCCGGGGCGCATCACGACCCGGCGAAGGAGCCGCTGCTGGAGGAGCTCCGGAAGCGCTACCCGCCACGCCTGGACTCGCGCCACCCGGCGGCACGGGTGCTGCGAGAGGGCGTGCCGCTGCTGTTCGCCGAGTTCTCCGACGCCGACACGCGGCGCAACTGTGAAGACGAGGAGCACGCCCGGCTCATCCTGGGGCTCGGAATCCGGAGCCTCATCGTGGTGCCGCTCGTGGCGCGAGGGCAGACGCTCGGGGCGCTGAGCCTCGTCTCGTCCGCACCGGGACGCCGCTATGGGGCCGCGGACCTCCAGCTGGCGCGGGAGGTGGCACGGCGGGCGGCGGTGGCCATCGACAATGCGCGGCTCTACCGGAAGACGCAGGAGGCCATCCAGGTGCGGGACGAGTTCCTGTCGGTTGCCTCGCACGAGCTCAACACGCCGATGACGTCGCTCACCCTGGCACTGCAGTCCATGGCCCGCGTCCTCCAGTCCGGTCGTGCCATCGACCCGCAGCTGTTGGGCAGGCTGGTCGAGCGGGCCCTGCGTCAGGGCGCGCGCCTGCGGCGGCTGAACAGGGACCTGCTGGATGTGACGCGGGTCCATGCGCGGTGGCTCCCGCTGGACCTGGACGACGTGGAGCTCGGCGGTGTCGTCCGGGAGGTGCTGGAGGCGCTCTCGCTGGACCTGTCGAGGGCGGGCTGCACCGTCCTGGTGAGGGAAGGGGGCCGGGTCGTCGGACGCTGGGACCGCGACCGCATCGTGCAGATCCTCACCAGCCTGCTCTCCAATGCCATCAAGTTTGGAGCGGGCCGCCCCATCGAGGTCTCTTTCGGAGCGGAGGCTGGACTCGCGCGAGTCTCCGTCCGGGACCAGGGGATTGGCATCGACCCGGCACGGCGCGAGCGCATCTTCGAGCGCTTCGAGCGCGCCGTGTCCGACAAGCACTACGGAGGGCTGGGGCTGGGCCTCTACCTCAGCCGCCGACTCGCGGAGGCGCATGGAGGCACCATCCGCCTCCAGAGCGAGCCCGGGACCGGCTCCACGTTCACCCTGGAGCTGCCCTGCGCCGGTCCCTCCGCCACTGTCGCCGAGGACGCGCATTACGAAATCTAGCGCGCGCGCCGACCGGGTCCTCCGATGGGTTGTGTGTCTTCTCGAGGTGGATGAGGGCAAACCGGTCCTCGCGAATGCACTCCTCCGCTGAGGACCGGCTCCCTTTCCCCATCCCTCACGCCCGAGCCGTCCGACTGGAGCAGGTTGAATCCCGCTCTGACCGCCGTGCTGCCCCGACCTACCCGCCGCCCGTTCCGCTGTGCTGCCCCTTGCTGCTTGTGCTGCTTGTGCTGCCCCGACCTACCCGCCGCCCGTACCGCCCCGTGCTGCCGTGCTACCCCGCCCAACCAACCCGCCCGTACCGCTGTGCTGCCCCGTACCGCCCCGTGCTGCCGTGCTGCCCCGTCCAACCCGCCGCCCGTACTGCTGCGCTGCCCCGTACCGCCCCGTACCGCCCCGTGTTGCCGTGCTGCCCCGTCCAACCCGCCGCCCGTACTGCTGTGCTGCTCCGTACCGCCTCGTGTTGCCGTGCTGCCCGGTACCGCCCCGTGTTGCCGTGCTGCCCCGTCTGCCCCGCCGCCCCGTGCTGCCCCGTCCGCCCCGCCGCCCTGTGCTGCTGTGCTGCCCCGTGCTGCCCGCCCCACCCGCCGCCGCCCGTACCGCCCCGCCCAACCCGCCGCCCTGTGCTGCTGTGCTGCCCCGTGCTGCCCGCCCCACCCGCCGCCGCCCGTACCGCCCCGCCCAACCCGCCGCCCGTGCTGCCCGCCCGACCCGCCCCGACCGCCGTACCGCCCCGTGCTGCCCGGGCCACCCCATAGCAGGGCGCGTGCCGAACGCTGCGCATGACAGAAGCCAAGCAGTTACAGGGACTTGGGGACAGGTCTTCCGTCCGCGGCTGATCGATCCCGGTAAGAAGTCGGGTGAGGCCCGGAGGAATACCAAGCAGGCATCCAGTCGTTGAGCAGGGATGCCCATCAAGACCAAGCGCTGGTGTGTGCCTTCGGAGCCTGATGACGGCTTCCGGGTCCTGGTCTGCCGATACCGGCCGCGGGGCCTGCCCAAGGCCAAGGAGACCTGGGACGTGTGGATGAGCGACCTGGCGCCCAGCCCGGACCTCTTCGACGCCTTCTACGGGAAGAGCCAGACGCCCATCACACTCGACGTCTACCGCGAGCGGTACATCCAGGAGATGCAGGCCCAGCAGGAGAAGATCTCCGCGCTCGCGGCCCGCGTGGACCGCGGCGAGACGGTGACGCTGCTCTGCTCGAAGGACTGCATCCTCGAACAGGTCTGTCACCGCACGCTGCTCGCCGGGCTCATCGAGAAGGCCCGGCACGCGTAGGGGCCCTGGTGGAGTCCAGGGCCCCCGCGCTTCAGTGCGACGGAGCCGGAGGCGCCACCACGTCGCCGTCATTGCCGACGGTCCGCTTCGCCTCGCCCCGCAGCTTCTGCATCAGCACGTAGAGGCCGGGGATGAAGACGAAGTTGACCACCGTGGACACCAGCATGCCGCCGAACACCGCCGTGCCCAGCGAGTTGCGCGACGCCGCGCCCGCGCCCGAGGCCGTCATCAGCGGCACCACGCCGAGGAGGAAGGCAATCGACGTCATCAGGATGGGCCGCAGCCGCACCTCGGCCGCCTCCACCACCGCGTCGACGGCATTCTTGCCCGTCGCCCTCAACTGCTCGGCGAACTCGACGATGAGGATGGCGTTCTTGCTGGCAAGCCCCACCAGCATGACGAGCCCCACCTGGCAGAACACGTCGTTGGCGTAGCCGCGCGCCAACTGCAGCCCCAGCGCGCCCATGATGGCCAGGGGCACCGAGAAGATGATGACCAGCGGCAGGGTGAAGCTCTCGTACTGCGCGGCGAGCACCAGGAAGACGAACAGCAGGCCCAGGCCGAAGATGATGAGCGTCTGACCGCCGCTCTGCTTCTGCTCCAGGCTGATGCCCGTCCACTCCGCGCCCATGCCCTGGGGCAGGTGCTCCGCGGCCAGGGTCTCCATGGCCTCCAGCGCCTGGCCGGAGGACACGCCCGGCGCGGGCTGGCCGTTGATCTCCACCGCGCGGAAGAGGTTGTAGTGCCGGATGACCTGGGCGGACACCGTCGGCTCCACCTTCACCAGCGACTCCAGCGGAATCATGTCTCCGGTGTCGCTGCGCACGTAGAAGGCGCCGATGTCCTGCGGGCTGTCGCGGAACTGCTGCTCGGCCTGCACATAGACGCGGTAGGTGCGGTTGGCGTAGTTGAAGTCGTTGACGTACTGGCTGCCCATGTAGACCTGCATCGTTCCGAAGATCTGCTCAATGGGCACCCCGAGCGCCTTGGCCTTCTGACGGTCCACCTCCACGTCCAGCAGCGGCGTGTCGGCGTTGAAGGTGGTGAACACGCCGCGCAGCTGGCCCTGCTCGTTGCTCTTGGCCACCAGCCCCTGGACGGCGGAGGCGAGCTGGTCCAGCGAGCTGGTGCCGGCGATGTCCTCGACGATGTACTGGAAGCCGCCCACGCTGCCGACGCCGCGGATGGCGGGAGGCTGGAACGGCATCACCCGCGCGCCGCCGATGCGGCCCAGCGGTCCACGCAGCCGCTCCACGAGCGCGGCCACCGACTGCTCCTTCTTCAGCCGCTGCTCCCAGGGGTGCAGGGAGGTGAAGATGGTGGCCATGTTGGGGCCGGTGCCCTGGAAGGAGAAGCCGCCGATGGCGAACATGGCGCGCACCTCCGGCTGGGCCTTCAGCACCTGCTCCGCCTCGGCGAGGACCTTCTCCGTCTGGGCCAGCGACATGCCCTCCGGGCCCTGCACGGAGATGATGAGGTAGCCCTGGTCCTCGTCGGGGATGAAGCCCGTGGGGGCCGCCCGGAAGAGCGCCACCGTCCCGGCGATGCACAGGAGGAAGGCCACCAGGATGATGACCGGGTGCTTCAGCAGCCGGCGCAGTCCCCGGCCATAGGAGGCCTTCGTCCAGTCCAGCGCGCGGTCCACCCAGCGGAAGAAGATCCACTTCTCCCCGTGGTGGTGCCGGAGCATCCGCGCGCTCAGGGCGGGCGTGAGCGTGAGGGCGCAGAAGGTGGACAGCGCCACCGACGCGGCGATGGTCAGCGCGAACTGGCGGTAGATGGCGCCGGTGGTGCCGGGGAAGAGCGCCACCGGGACGAACACCGCCACCAGCACGATGGAGATGGCGATGACCGCGCCGGCCACCTCCTTCATGCCCTCGCGTGCGGCCTCCACGGCCGACAGCTTCCGCTCCACCATCAGCCGCTCGATGTTCTCGATGACGACGATGGCGTCATCCACCACCAGACCCGTGGCCAGCGTGAGGCCGAAGAGCGTGAGGGTGTTGATGGAGAAGCCCATCAGCTGGACGAAGGCGAAGGTGCCCAGCAGGGAGACGGGGAGGGTGAAGGCGGTGATGAGCACGCTGCGCCAGCCGTGCAGGAACACGAAGATGACGAGGATGACGAGGAGGATGGCCTCCACCAGCGTCTGCACCACCTCGTGGATGGAGGCGCGCACCGCGAGCGTGGTGTCCGTGCCCGTCTGGAACTGCATGCCCGGAGGGAACTGCTGGGACAGCCGCTCCAGCTCCGCGTAGACGCCGTCACGCACGTCGAGCGCGTTGGCGGTGGGCAGCTGGAAGATGGCGAGACCCACGGCCGTCTTGCCGCTGAAGCGCAGCAGCGTGCCGTAGTTCTCCGCGCCCATCTCCACGCGGCCCACGTCCTTCACGCGCACGCTCTTGCCGTCGTTCTGGCGCATGAGGACGATGTCCCCGAACTCGTCGGGCTCCACGAGCCGCCCGCGCGCCCGCACCGCGAGCTGGTAGGGCTGGTCGGCGGCGGAGGGAGGCTGGCCCACCTGGCCCGCGGCCACTTGGAGGTTCTGCTCCTGCAGCGCGCGCGTCACGTCCTGGGGTGTCAGCTTGCGGCGCGCCAGCTCCGTGGGGTCCAGCCACAAGCGCATGGAGAACTTGCGCTCGCCGAAGATGCGCACCTCGCCCACGCCGCGCACGCGCTTGATGGCGTCCTTCAGGTTCACGTCGGCGTAGTTGCTGAGGAACTTCGCGTCGTAGCGCCCGTCATCGCTGAAGAGCGCCACCGTCATCAGCATCTGGCTGGAGGCCTTGTTGACGACGATGCCCGTCTGGTTCACCTGCGCGGGCAGGCGGGCGGCGGCGCGGCTGACGCGGTTCTGCACGTCGACGGCGGCCACCTCGATGTCGCGGGTGGGCTCGAAGGTGACGGTAATCTGGCTGGTGCCGTCGTTGCTGCTGGTGGAGGTGATGTAGCGCATCCCCTCCACGCCGTTGAGCTCCTGCTCCAGAGGAATAGTGACGGCGCTCTCCACCACCTCGGCGCTGGCGCCCACGTAGCTGGCGGTGACGGTGACCTGGGGAGGCGCCAGGTCCGGGTACTGGGCGATGGGGAGCGTGGGGATGGCAATCACGCCCACCAGCGTCAGCAGGATGGAGCAGACGATGGCGAAGACGGGCCGGCGGATGAAGAAGTCGACGAACATGGTGCTTGAGTCCTCAGCTCAGCGGCTGCCCCCGACAGGAGCGCCGCCTCCGGTTCCGCCTGGGGGCGCGTTCTTCAGCGCCTCGGCGCCGGAGTCCGCCGCGGCCCGGGCCGCGGCCTTCACCTTCACGGGCATGCCATCGCGCAGCGCCTGCATGGAGGAGAGGGCGACGAGGTCTCCCGCCGACAGGCCCTTCTCCACCACGTAGGCCATGTCGCCCAGCGCGCCCAGGGTGATGGGGCGGCGCTCCACCACCGTCTTGCCGTCCTTCTCCTTCACCACCAGCGCGAAGGGCTGGCCGCTCTGGCGCACCACCGCGAGCGCCGGAATCTGCAGGGCGTCCCGCACGGAGTAGACGATGCGCGCACGCACCAGCTCGCTGGGGCGCAGGCCCCCCGTGTTGCGGAAGGCGGC
Above is a window of Pyxidicoccus xibeiensis DNA encoding:
- a CDS encoding sensor histidine kinase, encoding MKLSLATRIFLGYAVVLVTFGLVSLFSVTELHRNRLEIRLVSQGYLQLSQDAAELETFHTTQEKDTERLLEEGNVEARRAFIRLARLYFPPLMSQRLTSAQAKAREVLTFAPDSEVPFIRGLEHRFGEIHSRYRDYGRAAEAVFTALSSESPDREQVARAATELRQMEMSIGRELRVLRAALANRIRERVDGAEERERRTGLAIISFSVLAIVVGLGATAWSARTLRPVRTLIEGVSRIGRGDYNAQLGVRGDDEVAVLAREFDQMARSLQAREAQLKAQAEALMRAEQLAAVGRISAQIVHEVRNPLSSIGLNVELLQDGLERASFASEEDSGEVRELLSAVTREVDRLADVTEQYLRMARPPRPDLDPCDVTAVLDGVLDFTREELERAGVEVARDFAKDTPAVLADEGQLRQVFLNLLRNSREAMPGGGRLTVATTPQDGVVEVTVKDTGQGMTEEVRRHLFEPFFTTKEGGTGLGLAVSQQILQAHGGSLSCQSIPGQGTAFVLRLPRA
- a CDS encoding AAA family ATPase, producing the protein MTTRGSSITVTETLHEGEGTLLLRGLRTGDGCPVLLRVLDPGRSRSKDLERLKNENAIGRTPGLQTVLQPLSLETYQGMTALVMEDFGGQPLDQLLGAPMAPGRFLELALPIVVAVSELHERDVIHKDLKPQNIFIHAATGEVKLTGLGLASRLPREHLAAESPSLIEGSLPYLAPEQTGRMNRAIDSRADLYALGVTFYEMLTGRLPFEARDALEWVHCHVARAPVPPSALVPELPAVLSAIVLKLLAKMAEDRYQTARGLRHDLERCLADWRARGRLESFPLATQDVSGRFEIPQKLYGREAERAALLAAFERVVDTGSPELVLVSGYSGIGKSMLVHELHKPIVRERGFFISGKFDPHQRDIPYSTLVQAFRELVLDVLARGEERIAVFRQRLLDALGVNARLILEVLPSVELIVGPQPPAPELPPAEAQHRFRLVWRRFIGVFSRKEHPLALFLDDLQWADSASLALLQDVMTDAETRSLLVIGAYRDNEVPATHPLMLALDRVRKEGVRVSDIVLGPLSREHLVTLVSETLHCGRRAAGPLADLVHEKTAGNPFFALQFLEALHDEQLIAFDRRAGVFRWDMGRIRAKGFTDNVVSLMVGKLARLPASTRDALTQLACLGSTAEVALLMMLHGCSEEVAHEELWDAVRAGLVFRTDGTYKFLHDRIQEAAYSLIPEGTWAAVHLRIGRLLSSRTAPEQLEEKVFDIVNQLDRGAALLTSREERERVAELNLIAGRRARRSAAYASALKYLAAGAELLPEDSWERRYALTFELQFHRAECEYLTGELGAAKERLELLSRRAANLVDVAAVTCARVALYTTLDRSDQGVEVCLDYLRRVGITWSPHPAEEEVQREHERIWRQLGSRSIEELVDLPRMTDPVHRATMDVLTSAQSPALFTDKNLLGLVVCRMANLSLEHGNSDASCLAYVWLGMLLGPFFGDFQRGYRFGKLGFDLLESRGPQRLKARVYLGFGHRVSPWTRHLRTSPDLLRRGFEAAQETGDLTYAAYTLNCLVTLLLARGDPLAEVQREAEGALEFARRARFGLIVDIVTGQLRFIRTLRGLLPDFASFNDAWFDEARFEQHLEGDARLAIATCWYYVRKLQARLYAGDTAGAVVAAEKAERLLWSSTSFFEVAEYHFHAALARAAHHAVAPVEERPRHLAALTAHHRQLVSWAKNCPENFGHRAALVAAELARLEGRDLDAERYYEEAIRQAGEQGFVQDEALAYELAARAWRARGRELIAGTYLREARARYLRWGADGKVRQLDASGPRMREPQALAPTATLAVRSEQLDLLAVAKASLTLSSELEYDRLVRTLLSVVLEQGGAQRAVFILCDAGRLSIEAEATLGEREAVVSLHGSAPVEDSPHVPVSVLRYVQRTKQHVILADAASAAGRFSGDDYFARTSLHSVLCMPILRQAETVGLLYLENGLLVGAFTAERLVALELLATQAAISLEKVVLLGKEQAARAEAEAAERRAAFLAESGALLSESLDYADTLVRLGHLCVRSLADWCVIDVVEGEVIQRISGAHHDPAKEPLLEELRKRYPPRLDSRHPAARVLREGVPLLFAEFSDADTRRNCEDEEHARLILGLGIRSLIVVPLVARGQTLGALSLVSSAPGRRYGAADLQLAREVARRAAVAIDNARLYRKTQEAIQVRDEFLSVASHELNTPMTSLTLALQSMARVLQSGRAIDPQLLGRLVERALRQGARLRRLNRDLLDVTRVHARWLPLDLDDVELGGVVREVLEALSLDLSRAGCTVLVREGGRVVGRWDRDRIVQILTSLLSNAIKFGAGRPIEVSFGAEAGLARVSVRDQGIGIDPARRERIFERFERAVSDKHYGGLGLGLYLSRRLAEAHGGTIRLQSEPGTGSTFTLELPCAGPSATVAEDAHYEI
- a CDS encoding DUF488 domain-containing protein, which produces MPIKTKRWCVPSEPDDGFRVLVCRYRPRGLPKAKETWDVWMSDLAPSPDLFDAFYGKSQTPITLDVYRERYIQEMQAQQEKISALAARVDRGETVTLLCSKDCILEQVCHRTLLAGLIEKARHA
- a CDS encoding efflux RND transporter permease subunit, coding for MFVDFFIRRPVFAIVCSILLTLVGVIAIPTLPIAQYPDLAPPQVTVTASYVGASAEVVESAVTIPLEQELNGVEGMRYITSTSSNDGTSQITVTFEPTRDIEVAAVDVQNRVSRAAARLPAQVNQTGIVVNKASSQMLMTVALFSDDGRYDAKFLSNYADVNLKDAIKRVRGVGEVRIFGERKFSMRLWLDPTELARRKLTPQDVTRALQEQNLQVAAGQVGQPPSAADQPYQLAVRARGRLVEPDEFGDIVLMRQNDGKSVRVKDVGRVEMGAENYGTLLRFSGKTAVGLAIFQLPTANALDVRDGVYAELERLSQQFPPGMQFQTGTDTTLAVRASIHEVVQTLVEAILLVILVIFVFLHGWRSVLITAFTLPVSLLGTFAFVQLMGFSINTLTLFGLTLATGLVVDDAIVVIENIERLMVERKLSAVEAAREGMKEVAGAVIAISIVLVAVFVPVALFPGTTGAIYRQFALTIAASVALSTFCALTLTPALSARMLRHHHGEKWIFFRWVDRALDWTKASYGRGLRRLLKHPVIILVAFLLCIAGTVALFRAAPTGFIPDEDQGYLIISVQGPEGMSLAQTEKVLAEAEQVLKAQPEVRAMFAIGGFSFQGTGPNMATIFTSLHPWEQRLKKEQSVAALVERLRGPLGRIGGARVMPFQPPAIRGVGSVGGFQYIVEDIAGTSSLDQLASAVQGLVAKSNEQGQLRGVFTTFNADTPLLDVEVDRQKAKALGVPIEQIFGTMQVYMGSQYVNDFNYANRTYRVYVQAEQQFRDSPQDIGAFYVRSDTGDMIPLESLVKVEPTVSAQVIRHYNLFRAVEINGQPAPGVSSGQALEAMETLAAEHLPQGMGAEWTGISLEQKQSGGQTLIIFGLGLLFVFLVLAAQYESFTLPLVIIFSVPLAIMGALGLQLARGYANDVFCQVGLVMLVGLASKNAILIVEFAEQLRATGKNAVDAVVEAAEVRLRPILMTSIAFLLGVVPLMTASGAGAASRNSLGTAVFGGMLVSTVVNFVFIPGLYVLMQKLRGEAKRTVGNDGDVVAPPAPSH